TGCTTCGTCATATCTTAAGGTTGCTCGTATCGGtttgattgattttacTGTTTTTACAGCTGCGATCAGCAGTATTCGTTTCTTTGACCTTGGAGGTTCTAAACTACGcatattctttgtattccATGTGTCTCGTGATACCTCAAtttcagtttcattatcttctaatgatcttttcttgctaTTGGTAGTAGCGGAGATATTAGAGTCATCCATACCACCCAAACTGGAATTAGTTTGACGAGAATTGATCGGGGGAAGTTCTTTAAATGGGTCAGGGAATTCGGTAGAAAGTATTGGAGGTAGATCAGGGAGAGGGAGATCAGCGATAATAGATTCCTCGATATTCTGTTCGGGACGAGTAACTGGTGTTTTTATAGGGGAAATATGGTGCGATGAGTCCTTTTTCAGTGGATAAGCATCGATTGAAGGTGGACGGTGTTTGGTCCTTTTCTCAGTCTCTGGATCACTTATCTGCAAATCAGTTTTGTTGCTGGTACCACCCAAACTGGGTATCGTCACGCCCTTATAGTCAGCATCAATGTCACTTTGTGAGTCTGAGTCACCGAAATCATTAGATGTATTGGCTTGATACGAATGTTGTGTGTCGGGTTTGAACAAAGGAGTAAGTAGAGGAACATCTGATTTATTTATACCACCCGAACCGGTACTGTCGTTAGCAGCAATTTTTGGGATGCTAGATCTCTTCTTAGACGGAAGAATATTAGATTCAGATATGTTTGGATCAACTTCTCTGGGTGCTCGAGTCTTGGTTTTAGAAATAGGCGTTGATTCTTCAGTATGAGTTAAAGGAGGTGGGGAGTCAGTGGGGATTGGTACTTTTGGAAGTACATTTCGTTGGTGGTCAGGATTCAATTCAATGTCAGATTGATAGTCATGGTCGGATTCTATGTTGAGATCATTTGATTGTTGGATCTCATTTGACGCAATGAACGATTGATAAGAAGCAGTTAAACGATTCAAATCGTCATCGAAGGTGAGTGCGTCGTAATTGAATTGGTCTAATCTGGATTCCTTGCCTTGAAGAATAACGTAATTAGTCGTATCTACTGTCTTCTTCAAGGATGGGAGATAGATGATATATCCATAAGAATTTCGAGATGGATGTAGAGCATAGCCAGTGATACCACGAGGGTGAATTTTTGAGTCAGGGTTGTGGTTATTGACTATGACGGGTTGACCGAAAGGTAACAAAGTACTGATGTCAAGTCCTGCCAATCCAGCGTGTTGTCTTGCagattttttgcttttggGCGAAGCTAGTGAGTTCCTTACGATAGTAGAGAATTCGACTGCTGAAAACCATAGATGATTCGGTAGACCACTACATTGCAGTTGGGTACGACAGTCATCTAATAGGGTACGGTTTAGCCGTTCAGCGATACCATGGGCTCTGGAATCCGCTGTGGTTGTATAACATGGAGttataccatttttttcaaggaatTTATGGAGAGTTTTGTTAGTGTACTCAGAACCACGGTCCATTTGGATAACCAGAACATTAGACTGAAACTGGTTTTTAATGAAAGCCAGTATCGTAGTAAAGACATCGAGAATAGAATCCTCGCGACGGTCATGTAATGGATAAACCCAACGgaatttggttttttcaTCAGTGAATGAGATAAAATAGGATGGTGCGCTCTTTGGTAGGTTGTGAACAGGGCCAAATATGTCCGTATGTAGGTATTGAAAAGGTTCATATGAATTTTGGTATTTTAGCCGTGATCCTTTGATATGTCTGTGTTTGGTGCTTTTACCGATTAAGCAATCGGGacattgataattagtagcGCTAGACCAATCAACATCAGATTCATTAAAATACGTAATAGTGTTCTTTTTAAGTGAATATCTAATTGTCTGGGCATTGGCATGTGCAAGCATCCGATGAATGAAAGGATAAGGATATTTGTGTGTTCTCTCACTTGTGTGAACATTATTGATTGTGGGTATAGAGATATTCGATGGaagcaaatattttttagaTACCCAGTAAAAGTCGCCATATTTTACGATAGGTGCAAGTACAGTGCCGTCAGCTCGTTCTAATACGTTTTTGGTAAAGCATGCTGTAATATCTATTGCAGCCAGTTCATTTAAACTGAGTAAGTCATAGGCTATGTTCGGGGTGTGCAATACCtttattgatgttttggTGTCGTCCTGGAagtgaaattgaagatcaCCAACAGCGTTAATCGggatatttcttttttgagcATCAACTACGTTTATGTCAGGATTAGGTGATGCTGAGTGTATGTGATGGACGGATCTTATGAGAGTTCGCGATGCTCCTGaatcaagaagaaggtgTCCAGGAAgttcatcatcataatgATTCGTATGATTTATGGTAGATTCAGTAAGTTTCTGGCCTAAGGTGAAGGTCGTGCttattattcaattgaatCGGTCCGGTAGTTGATTCACCGATGGAATCGTTGTCAGTACCGGGAGAGTTTTTAGATGTGAATACGTTATGAGCCCTGGCTGTTCTTGATTTCgaattatttgttttttgggAACTTCGAGTTATAGCTTTGGGTTTGGTCGTATTCATGTAAGTTCGAGAATCATTTCTCTCATCACTCGGATTTCTCCTGTAAGAAGGTTTGCTGCGTCTTGATTCCTGTTGTTCTTCATAGATAGCATGGATGTCTAAAAATAGTTCAGCAACTGTCATATTTAGATATCGATGACGTGTGTAGCgtaaaaatttgtattcGCCAGATAGGCCTCTCATGATTAGTTGGCATGCTACTTTGTTATTGATGTGAATGCCATTGTTATTTAGTCTGTCAATAATGTTTGTgacttttgtttcaaatgcTTCTGCAGGCGTACTGCCATTATATTGCAAATTTGCGAGTGTCACGATGTCATTTGCCTCTTGATTATCAGATTGCATTTTTTCGATGCTTTTCGACAGAATTTTCATGATATCCGTATAATCAATAGATAGGATGTCTTTGACCCAGGTGGGTAGGAACTGAGATGGAGCGAATAATTGAAAAGTGTGACATAAGAAGGTGAGTTCATTATCTGTCATCTGACGTACTACTTTTCCGGTTGTTGTCGGAATAATATCACcgagatttgaattttgcaaaaatttaATGTATGTTTTAACCCAACTTAGGAAGTCATTAGGTGAGGTTAAGATTGGTGGTGGTCTGACATAATTATTAGTGGATGTCATATTAGACTTCGCTGAGGATGAATCAGTGAATGAATTTTCAGACTCGGGTGATGAAGTGTTTCGATGTGTTCCATCAGGTGGTAAATATTGTGTAAACTGTGAGTTTGACTTAGATGGAACATACATGGGTGTCATTTGATAAGGTGGATACGGCATCAAAGTTGGGTGCCCGTATACTTGCCAACCAGAAATATTGGCTTGTTGGGGAGTCATCATGCGCTGCTGTGGGAGCGGCCCATTTTGTGGCAATGGTACTTGATCAGCTGGAGGAGAGGCATGATGGTGGTTCTCTGGAACAGCAGACGAGTGAGGTGTCGTTGTCTGTTGAGAATGAGCCTTAGTGGAAGCCTtctcaaattcttgaattttggaagctgaaacgtCTAACGGATCTTGATTTGTGTGGACTTCTGTAGAAGTAACCGAAGCACAGGCGCTACCATGAGAGATtggcgaattttgagatgattgttgggattccattgttgataaaggtaataatattaggtatgtagatatactagaagttctcctcgaggatataggaatccaataaatggaactcgtaattctacataattctgtatatgcttttattgtcattttatatttgtcagtcattatcctattacattatcaatccttgcatttcagcttccacttatttcgatgaccgcttctcataacttatgtcatcttataacaccgtatatgataatgtactagtagtatgactactagttgatagacgatagttgattttcattccaacaatttgGAAATTCATTTATTAAAAGGTTTGATTTTAGGACTAGTAGACCTTCTAAAAATTAACACACAGCAAAATAGTACGACATCACTCAAACATTTTCAGGTTATGTTTAAAAAAACGGAAAATCTTTTGAGAAAGGCGCTACTTTTTTCTCCATTGGCAAGTCTAAAGACGAAATAACTTTTAGGCTCTAATTTTTGTATGGCATGGTTATGCTCATAGTAAATTCTTTTAGTTCTTTGATATTGACGTAATAAAAGCTAAGATGAGTCAGGATTTGTAAAAGGTCTATTCGTACAGATCACAAACATATTTAAATAGTAGTTAACAAATAGAATTGCCTCATtgaaagcaaaaaatttctctAATGAAACTGTATTAAAACAAGTACTCAGTAGTTCAATTGCCCGGAGTGTTAGCTAAGGCTATCATCACGTCACTGAAAACCctttcatcaagaaaaggTTTATAGCTCCAGGAAAACACAAGTTAAATACTatctatattttcttcaggGTTGCAATAAGAATCAACAAtccatttttatatattcgATATTTCAAGGAAATTattcatatttttgttgGTCGCCAATAATACTATAGCAGATTATGGTGGTGTTTGTGTTTCTAGATTATAATATACGTTCTTGAAAGACTAAATGAATTATGAGACCAATAGAACAATATTCAAGTTTTTATCTTTAGTTTAGGCTAGAAAGTAAAAACTGAAAACTTAACAGGAGAATGAACTAATaagcagaagaaaaaataactaaTTTGAATATTACTCAACGTAACTAATTTATTCTTGGGAATTGCTAAACAAGTAAACCCTGGTATAATtcgatttgaaaatttagagCGCTCATTCAAAAACATACTCGTTTGTACAAGTACCATTTCATTTCCATATAATTTCAATAAGCCAACACAATCATCTCTGGGCTCGGAAAATTTTGTTCTCGAAGCAACACGAAACATCAGTCAGTGTTTTTATACCAATCATGTGTAGCGTAATGATGATCTACATTTCTATTGTTGCCCAATTCAGtaatttcaaattatcCAACTGTCGTTCGGGTCATTAAGAACTATTTAGTGCTTTTTGAATTATCATAATAGAGCGTGACCTCTTATACACATTCACACATATTATAGCCTTTTTCTGCTGTGATTTAAAACTCATGATAGTGGCCATGGTAGCGAAAATCGGTTATTGAAGTAGCGACAGCTTTCAGCCCCATCTTTTCGGGCGGCACTCCTCAAAGTTCACATTACGCTTAGGAACAGATATAATCCTCTTCAGTGAATCCTTCGACACATGAACAGCTGTTTCCATTGCGATTATCTACAGGATATTATGTCACCAACTGACCATATTCTGTAGTCTTAGGTTTGGATACAGCACCTTGTAACGAAAAATTGTATccctttttcttaatttctTGGATAGcaatctctttttttctgaagTTAGCTTGTGGTATATAAGAACAGTATAATTTTCCTTGAAGTTTTACAGGTTTGAGATACTTAATGAACACATTAtcaaatcatcaaattaGGTATTGTGCCGTTCTAGTCACTGCTCTTCAAAATTTAACTTGCGATACTTTGAATTGGCTCAGTGTAAGTCTAGTATTCTTTGAGGACATTAGTCATATAGTTATCACGTCAGTAGATGGGAACCTTACACATGAAATACTCCGATTTGaagtttgaattttctatACTGACCTTGccttattgaaaaaaaatgtggTCGGTGTAGCCAGAATCTGATAACTGATAACTGTATCACTTTCAATAGGTCTTATGAAATTAGGGGGACTGTTCGCTTTTGAAGTGGGCAAGAAAGACAATAACTATGGTCAATTCATATTTTAGACGTCATCTACTTATTCCATCCATATAATCTATAATGGTTGAGCCATCACTTCAAAAGTCCGGTCGTTCACTTATTATAGCAAGATTTATAACTTTCACATCATAAACATTAAAGTATCATAACGTATGCTGGCTATACAGGGGATGGCACtagttgattttgataaaacaaaattttaGCAAGAGTGCCACTAAACTAAcatactaaaaaaaaactatctAATTAGATCCGACTTTTACTTGTTAAAATGACAGCCCGATTGACCAAGAGTTTATTTGACGAGGTAAAGTCTACCTTCCCAAGGTTTCAAAACTCTAGAGGAGGCGTCCGCATCGTCGTAATTTCCGAGCATGAAAGATAAGGAAGCGTCTTCTCTTGGCAAGTTgaattcaacttcttcatcacTGAAATTTAAGGCTGCAAACAGCGTCTTGTCTTCATACTCTTTAGTGAAACTAAAGATTTTGTCACTGTCTAAATCAATGAACTGAAAATCGTAACCATAAACCATAAGATCGTTATACTTCTTTCTAGCTTGCAGAGCCCTTCTCCAGAAGTTGAGGACTGAACCATTGTCTTTCGTTTCCTGCTCAACATTGATTCCCTGTTGAAACGATTCGTTCAGGAAGAACCAGGGCTTGACGTCTGGACCCGTAAAGCCAGAATTGGGTTTATCTTTAGACCATGGCATGGGGGTTCTCGAATGGTCTCTAGATACCAAGGCAATCCCTTCAAGAAAATCCTTCATTTCCTTGGAGTCCTTGCCaaacttttctttgatgatATTGTAATTGGTTTTGACATCGACGTCCtcgtatttttcaatgggCCAGTTTTTGAGATTTATCTGGCCCAACTCTTGGCCTTGATAGACATACAATGTTCCTGTCAAGGAACATTCCAACAATGCCAACAGCTTACCAGATATGGTCCGATATTTGGGTGAATCATCAGCAAATCTCGTGATTGAGCGAGGTTGATCGTGGTTCTCGATATAGGTAGTAGCCCAACTGTCAGTACCGTTGATAAACAAGAAGTTAGATGCAATAGCTTCCTTCCATTCTTTCAAAGTGAAAGGGACCTTGTTGTAACGGAAAAATGGTGAGGTGCCAATATCGACGTGcgtgaaagaaaaaacttcacTGATTTCGTATCTGGCTGCACTGGTGTATAACGCATTGTCGCTTCCATGAGCAACTTCACCTACTGTCATTATTTCTCTACCATCTTTAACTCTATTTTTCATGAACTTGTGTAACTCTTGGTGGTATTCATGGATTCTAGGACCATTATGAGACCCCCAATTTGGGTGTTGCAATTTCGAGGTTTTGTCAAAGATCGGAGAGTCTGGTAAGCCAGGACGTTTTGAGTATAAACCAGCGGTATCAATTCTAAAGCCGTCCACACCACGATCGAGCCAGAATCCAACCGCACtctcaaaaatttcttttctgcaaTCTTCGTTTTCCCAATTCAAATCAGCCTGACCAGTCGCGAATAGACGCaaataaaattcatttgTAGTTTCATCGAACGTCCAAGCCGGTCCACCAAAGAAAGATCTCCAGTTGTTTGGAGGGATTGGTATGCCATTCTCGTCGTAACCTTTTGGTGGTCTCCAAAAGAACCAATCGCGCTTTGGATTGGTCTTTGAAGATCTGCTCTCTTTGAACCATTCATGCTCTGTAGAGCAATGGTTAATGACCAAATCAGTGATGAATTTCATACCAAGCTTGTGAGTTTTGTCAATTAGCTCAAAACAGTCCTCATTGGTACCGTAAGTTGGCCAAACTTTTTCGTAGTTAGATACGTCATACCCCATATCCTGCTGTGGAGAGTCGTAAAAAGGACAAACCCAAATAGCGTCAGCACCAAGATCTTTGATGTACTGCAGCTTGGAAGTTATCCCCTTCAAATCACCCCAGCCATCGTTGTTAGAGTCTTTAAAACTTGCCGGGTAGATTTGATAGATCATGGCTTCTTTCcaccatttcttttcagtttcaGGATGATCAGAGATAGTCATTTATGTATTGCAATTATGTTTGACTGATTTACTGTTTCAAATCACTTGAAGACTCTGTTCAGAAGAgatgatatttttctttgaagacTTACTTACAGGGCTTTTATACCTTGTTCGGGGGGACCCCAGAAAAATATGCTGCAAGAGGAACCTCGAACAAAGGATCTTTTCATATTACTTTGTTCAAACCATCCCACGATATTGCCATATTACGTAACCGAAGATACCAAGAAGAGGAACAAAAACCTATTCTATATCGACTTCGAACAACTCTTAATTGTGGGGGTTCGCGAAAAATCGCGGATAAACCCTGTAAACCTAAACCCCATATTTTACGATATTTTTAACGAAGTCCgcaaaaaggaaaaagattATATAAAAGCGAGAGTTTAAGCGAGTTTGCAACAAGTTTCTACCTCTCAGAATAAGTTATTACAATCCAATGGTTGTGTTTTCGTACCTAGGTGGTGAAGTTATTCAGGGGAAGAACATATTGTTATAGATTTGAAGTTATGTCAGGTTACTTTTTTTACGTTTAACTCAGCTTTTGTGCAGGCGTTATAACGCTCTATCTACTTTTGTAAAGAATCGGCACCTGAGGGATTCTTCCTGGACTTCTCGGTAGTTGTTTAAACTCTTCCCCAGGTCTCAGAAAATCTACATTGAATAACAAAcacaaagaaaattattcGTAAACGCAAAGCTTGGCTTAAATCCGGCCGTATACATTTTGTCCAGAGTGCATAGTGCataattatttattataaaagGAACCATTAGTACTCCAAATTTGCTGTGGTATATTTTGGAATATTCATCAAAGGAATAGAATAACATCGAAGATTATTTGTTGAGTATGAAGGGCATATCCTCACTaataaacagaaaaaagGGTAGGAGCGACTTGAACGTAGATAAGATCGAGGACGGAATTAATGGTACGGATCTCAACTCGATAGAGATGCAGGAGGTAGGTAAGAAATCCGACTTCGATCTTTCCCATATTGAG
This genomic stretch from Saccharomyces mikatae IFO 1815 strain IFO1815 genome assembly, chromosome: 5 harbors:
- the SMKI05G0080 gene encoding glycoside hydrolase family 13 protein encodes the protein MTISDHPETEKKWWKEAMIYQIYPASFKDSNNDGWGDLKGITSKLQYIKDLGADAIWVCPFYDSPQQDMGYDVSNYEKVWPTYGTNEDCFELIDKTHKLGMKFITDLVINHCSTEHEWFKESRSSKTNPKRDWFFWRPPKGYDENGIPIPPNNWRSFFGGPAWTFDETTNEFYLRLFATGQADLNWENEDCRKEIFESAVGFWLDRGVDGFRIDTAGLYSKRPGLPDSPIFDKTSKLQHPNWGSHNGPRIHEYHQELHKFMKNRVKDGREIMTVGEVAHGSDNALYTSAARYEISEVFSFTHVDIGTSPFFRYNKVPFTLKEWKEAIASNFLFINGTDSWATTYIENHDQPRSITRFADDSPKYRTISGKLLALLECSLTGTLYVYQGQELGQINLKNWPIEKYEDVDVKTNYNIIKEKFGKDSKEMKDFLEGIALVSRDHSRTPMPWSKDKPNSGFTGPDVKPWFFLNESFQQGINVEQETKDNGSVLNFWRRALQARKKYNDLMVYGYDFQFIDLDSDKIFSFTKEYEDKTLFAALNFSDEEVEFNLPREDASLSFMLGNYDDADASSRVLKPWEGRLYLVK
- the SMKI05G0070 gene encoding uncharacterized protein codes for the protein MESQQSSQNSPISHGSACASVTSTEVHTNQDPLDVSASKIQEFEKASTKAHSQQTTTPHSSAVPENHHHASPPADQVPLPQNGPLPQQRMMTPQQANISGWQVYGHPTLMPYPPYQMTPMYVPSKSNSQFTQYLPPDGTHRNTSSPESENSFTDSSSAKSNMTSTNNYVRPPPILTSPNDFLSWVKTYIKFLQNSNLGDIIPTTTGKVVRQMTDNELTFLCHTFQLFAPSQFLPTWVKDILSIDYTDIMKILSKSIEKMQSDNQEANDIVTLANLQYNGSTPAEAFETKVTNIIDRLNNNGIHINNKVACQLIMRGLSGEYKFLRYTRHRYLNMTVAELFLDIHAIYEEQQESRRSKPSYRRNPSDERNDSRTYMNTTKPKAITRSSQKTNNSKSRTARAHNVFTSKNSPGTDNDSIGESTTGPIQLNNKHDLHLRPETY
- the SMKI05G0060 gene encoding uncharacterized protein, coding for MLAHANAQTIRYSLKKNTITYFNESDVDWSSATNYQCPDCLIGKSTKHRHIKGSRLKYQNSYEPFQYLHTDIFGPVHNLPKSAPSYFISFTDEKTKFRWVYPLHDRREDSILDVFTTILAFIKNQFQSNVLVIQMDRGSEYTNKTLHKFLEKNGITPCYTTTADSRAHGIAERLNRTLLDDCRTQLQCSGLPNHLWFSAVEFSTIVRNSLASPKSKKSARQHAGLAGLDISTLLPFGQPVIVNNHNPDSKIHPRGITGYALHPSRNSYGYIIYLPSLKKTVDTTNYVILQGKESRLDQFNYDALTFDDDLNRLTASYQSFIASNEIQQSNDLNIESDHDYQSDIELNPDHQRNVLPKVPIPTDSPPPLTHTEESTPISKTKTRAPREVDPNISESNILPSKKRSSIPKIAANDSTGSGGINKSDVPLLTPLFKPDTQHSYQANTSNDFGDSDSQSDIDADYKGVTIPSLGGTSNKTDLQISDPETEKRTKHRPPSIDAYPLKKDSSHHISPIKTPVTRPEQNIEESIIADLPLPDLPPILSTEFPDPFKELPPINSRQTNSSLGGMDDSNISATTNSKKRSLEDNETEIEVSRDTWNTKNMRSLEPPRSKKRILLIAAVKTVKSIKPIRATLRYDEAITYNKNIIEKEKYIEAYQKEINQLLKMNTWDTDRYYDREDIDPKRVINSMFIFNKKRDGTHKARFVARGDVQHPDTYDSGMQSNTVHHYALMTSLSLALDNDYFITQLDISSAYLYADIKEELYIRPPPHLRMNNKLIRLRKSLYGLKQSGANWYETIKSYLIQQCDMKEVRGWSCVFKNSQLTICLFVDDMILFSKDLNANKKVIEKLKRQYDTKIINLGEDNDEIQYDILGLEIKYKRGKYMKLGMENSLTEKLPKINVPLNPKGKKLAAPGQPGLYIDQEELELEEDDYKMKVHEMQKLIGLASYVGYKFRFDLLYYINTLAQHILFPSKQVLDMTYELIQFIWDTRDRQLIWHKSKSTKPANNLVVISDASYGNQPYYKSQIGNVFLLNGKVIGGKSTKASLTCTSTTEAEIHAISESVPLLNNLSYLVQELNKKPITKGLLTDSKSTISIVMSKNEEKFRNRFFGTKAMRLRDEVSGNNLHVCYIETKKNIADVLTKPLPIKTFKLLTNKWIH